A DNA window from Vigna angularis cultivar LongXiaoDou No.4 chromosome 1, ASM1680809v1, whole genome shotgun sequence contains the following coding sequences:
- the LOC108337472 gene encoding probable choline kinase 3 has translation MHRIFPQRFAIWIVNMQVSIVWHMIQQTNSMRWLPIITHTPHILDFTKYRVEKYARARHLYWDIWGMISVHVNKIGFKYKEYAEQRFQQYWSRKTSIESSNGSSQEDNGEQAATLTSNHKPVY, from the exons ATGCATAGGATTTTTCCACAACGATTTGCAATATG GATTGTGAATATGCAAGTTTCAATCGTGTGGCATATGATACAGCAAACCAATTCAATGAGATGGCTGCCAATTATCACACATACCCCACATATTCTCGACTTCACTAAATACCGTG TTGAGAAGTATGCTCGTGCAAGACATCTATATTGGGACATTTGGGGAATGATTTCG GTGCATGTAAATAAAATTGGCTTTAAGTACAAGGAATATGCAGAACAGAGGTTCCAACAGTATTGGTCAAGGAAAACTTCTATTGAAAGCTCTAATGGCTCTTCTCAAGAAGATAATG GGGAGCAAGCAGCCACATTGACCAGTAACCATAAACCAGTTTATTGA